From Flavobacterium alkalisoli, the proteins below share one genomic window:
- a CDS encoding DUF4159 domain-containing protein: MKKLLTLLLLAPALLLAQDIAVLKYSGGGDWYGNPTSVPNLAKFCNQNISTRINTKIATVEPGSPDLFSYPFIHMTGHGNVVFSDNDIANLRNYLTSGGFLHIDDNYGMDQYIRREIKRIFPDKELLPVPSSHEIFKGPFNFPNGLPKIHEHDNKQPQAFGIFIEGRLVLLYTVETDLGDGWEDPEVHNDPKEVRDKALKMGANIVNYAFNN; the protein is encoded by the coding sequence ATGAAAAAACTCCTTACACTACTATTGCTGGCACCTGCGCTTTTACTGGCACAGGATATTGCGGTATTAAAATATTCGGGTGGTGGCGACTGGTACGGTAACCCTACATCGGTGCCTAATCTTGCCAAATTCTGTAACCAGAACATAAGCACCAGGATAAATACCAAAATAGCAACAGTAGAACCGGGAAGCCCTGATTTATTCTCCTACCCTTTTATACACATGACGGGGCATGGTAACGTGGTGTTTAGCGATAATGATATTGCCAACCTGCGCAACTACCTTACTTCGGGAGGTTTTTTACATATAGACGACAACTACGGTATGGATCAGTACATACGTCGTGAAATAAAGCGTATTTTTCCTGATAAGGAACTGTTACCTGTACCATCTTCACACGAAATATTTAAAGGCCCGTTCAATTTTCCTAACGGACTGCCTAAAATACACGAACACGACAACAAGCAGCCACAGGCTTTCGGTATCTTTATAGAAGGCAGGCTGGTATTGCTGTACACTGTTGAAACCGACCTTGGCGACGGATGGGAAGACCCTGAAGTACACAACGACCCTAAGGAA
- a CDS encoding DUF2200 domain-containing protein yields the protein MEDKNYQRLLKMSFAGVYPHYLTKVEKKGRTKEEVDHIIHWLTGYGAKTLQQHLDNKTNFEDFFTQATINPNASKITGVICGYRVEDIEVPLMQQIRYLDKLVDELAKGKAMEKILRE from the coding sequence ATGGAAGATAAAAACTACCAAAGGCTATTAAAAATGTCATTTGCAGGTGTATACCCTCACTACCTTACCAAAGTAGAGAAAAAGGGCCGCACCAAAGAAGAAGTAGACCATATTATCCACTGGCTTACAGGTTATGGTGCAAAAACATTACAGCAGCATCTTGACAACAAGACCAATTTTGAAGACTTTTTTACACAGGCTACCATTAACCCTAATGCCTCAAAAATTACCGGTGTTATTTGCGGTTACCGTGTAGAGGATATTGAAGTACCGCTAATGCAGCAGATACGTTACCTTGATAAACTGGTAGACGAACTGGCTAAAGGCAAAGCAATGGAAAAGATTTTAAGGGAGTAA